In Malania oleifera isolate guangnan ecotype guangnan chromosome 8, ASM2987363v1, whole genome shotgun sequence, a single window of DNA contains:
- the LOC131161705 gene encoding calcium-transporting ATPase 1 isoform X1, whose protein sequence is MESYLNDNFGDVKPKNSSDEALQRWWMLCWLVKNRKRRFRFTANLSKRFEAEAIRRSYKEKFRVAVLVSQAALQFIQGLTLPSDYTVPEEVEAAGFQICADELGSIIEGRDVKKLRIHGGVKGIADKLSSSTSNGIPTSEHLLNQRKEIYGINKFTEGPVHGFWFFVWEALQDMTLMILIVCAFISLIVGITMEGWPKGAHDGLGIVASILLVVFVTATSDYRQSLQFKDLEREKKKISIQVTRNGCRQKISMYELLPGDVVHLAIGDQVPADGLFISGFSLSINESSLSGESEPVHVTADNPFLLSGTKVQDGSCKMLVTTVGMRTQWGKLVATLSEGGDDETPLQVKLNGVATIIGKIGLFFAVVTFSVLVQGLFSRKLQDGSHWSWTGDNALEMLEFFAVAVTIVVVAVPEGLPLAVTLSLAFAMKKMMNDKALVRHLGACETMGSATSICSDKTGTLTTNHMAVVKACICRKTKQVSNSEEVLSFCSEIPDAAVSILLQSIFNNTGGEIVRDKDNKVEILGTPTETALLEFGLLLGGDFQAERQASKIVKVEPFNSAKKQMGVVLELPGGCFRAHCKGASEIVLAACDKVMDLNGEVVPLDEEFTNHLKDTIEQFANEALRTLCLAYLEIGSEFSANSPIPIQGYTCIGIVGIKDPVRPGVKESVAICKSAGITVRMVTGDNIHTAKAIARECGILTDKGIAIEGRDFREKSEEELYALIPKIQVMARSSPMDKHTLVKHLRTTFEEVVAVTGDGTNDAPALHEADIGLAMGIAGTEVAKESADVIILDDNFSTIVTVAKWGRSVYINIQKFVQFQLTVNVVALVVNFFSACLTGNAPLTAVQLLWVNMIMDTLGALALATEPPNDELMNRSPVGRKGNFITNVMWRNILGQSFYQFVIIWYLQAKGKEIFHLDGLDSDLVLNTLIFNSFVFCQVFNEISSREMEKINVFNGMLKNYVFVAVLTCTVIFQIIIIEFLGTFASTTPLTMQQWFVSVFFGFLGMPVAAALKMIPVEMKQTKQKHDSIIRITVSPKI, encoded by the exons ATGGAGAGCTATTTGAATGATAATTTCGGGGATGTGAAGCCGAAGAACTCGTCAGATGAGGCGCTGCAGAGATGGTGGATGCTTTGTTGGCTCGTCAAGAACCGTAAGCGGAGGTTCCGCTTCACTGCCAACCTCTCCAAGCGCTTCGAAGCTGAGGCTATTCGACGTTCCTACAAG GAGAAGTTTAGAGTTGCAGTTTTGGTTTCACAAGCTGCGCTTCAGTTCATCCAAG GTCTGACTTTGCCTAGCGACTATACTGTACCTGAGGAAGTTGAAGCTGCAGGTTTTCAAATTTGTGCTGATGAATTAGGATCCATTATTGAAGGTCGTGATGTGAAGAAGTTGAGAATCCATGGGGGGGTTAAGGGTATTGCGGACAAACTCTCCTCATCGACCAGCAATGGTATTCCAACTTCTGAGCATTTGctaaatcaaagaaaagaaatttATGGAATTAATAAATTCACTGAAGGCCCAGTCCATGGTTTCTGGTTTTTTGTATGGGAAGCCCTTCAGGACATGACCCTCATGATTCTTATCGTTTGTGCTTTTATCTCACTGATTGTTGGCATTACAATGGAAGGATGGCCAAAGGGTGCCCATGACGGACTTGGAATTGTTGCAAGCATTTTGCTGGTAGTCTTTGTCACTGCCACAAGTGATTATAGACAATCTCTGCAGTTCAAGGATttggagagagagaagaaaaagatttcaaTTCAGGTCACTAGAAACGGGTGCAGGCAAAAAATCTCAATGTATGAGCTTCTTCCTGGTGATGTTGTTCATCTTGCAATTGGAGACCAGGTCCCAGCAGATGGACTTTTTATTTCTGGGTTTTCCCTATCGATAAACGAATCCAGTTTGTCAGGAGAGAGTGAACCAGTTCATGTGACTgcagataatcctttcctcttgtCTGGAACTAAAGTTCAGGATGGGTCATGCAAGATGCTTGTGACCACTGTTGGGATGAGAACCCAGTGGGGTAAGCTTGTAGCTACCCTTAGTGAGGGAGGAGACGATGAGACACCATTGCAGGTAAAACTTAATGGAGTTGCAACCATTATTGGGAAAATAGGCTTATTTTTTGCTGTTGTGACTTTTTCTGTATTGGTGCAAGGATTGTTCAGCCGCAAACTACAAGATGGGTCCCACTGGAGCTGGACTGGAGATAATGCATTGGAAATGTTGGAGTTCTTTGCAGTTGCAGTTACAATTGTTGTGGTTGCAGTTCCAGAGGGACTGCCCTTGGCTGTGACACTGAGCCTTGCCTTTGCtatgaagaagatgatgaatgATAAGGCACTAGTCCGCCATCTGGGAGCTTGTGAGACAATGGGATCTGCAACAAGTATCTGTAGCGACAAGACTGGGACATTGACCACTAACCACATGGCTGTTGTGAAAGCATGCATTTGCAGGAAAACAAAGCAAGTGAGCAACTCTGAGGAGGTTCTTAGCTTCTGCTCTGAAATTCCTGATGCTGCTGTGAGCATTCTACTTCAATCAATATTTAACAACACTGGAGGAGAAATAGTTAGGGACAAAGACAACAAGGTTGAGATTTTAGGGACACCCACTGAAACTGCTCTTTTAGAATTTGGGTTGCTGCTTGGGGGGGATTTCCAAGCAGAAAGACAAGCATCAAAAATAGTGAAAGTTGAGCCATTCAATTCTGCAAAGAAGCAAATGGGGGTGGTTCTTGAGCTTCCTGGTGGATGTTTTCGGGCTCACTGCAAAGGTGCTTCTGAAATAGTCTTGGCTGCATGTGATAAAGTCATGGACTTAAATGGAGAGGTTGTGCCCCTCGATGAGGAATTTACCAATCATCTGAAGGATACAATTGAACAGTTTGCTAACGAAGCCCTTAGAACTCTCTGCCTGGCTTATTTGGAAATTGGAAGTGAGTTCTCTGCCAACAGTCCCATTCCTATTCAAGGGTATACTTGTATAGGAATTGTGGGAATCAAAGATCCAGTTCGCCCTGGTGTCAAAGAATCCGTTGCGATCTGTAAATCTGCTGGTATTACCGTGCGGATGGTTACTGGAGACAATATACACACTGCAAAAGCCATTGCTAGAGAATGTGGAATTCTGACCGATAAGGGTATAGCTATTGAAGGTCGAGATTTTCGAGAGAAAAGTGAAGAGGAGCTTTATGCACTAATTCCTAAAATTCAG GTGATGGCTCGATCTTCACCAATGGATAAGCATACCCTTGTGAAGCATTTAAGGACCACATTTGAAGAAGTTGTTGCAGTGACTGGTGATGGTACAAATGATGCCCCAGCACTTCATGAAGCAGATATTGGACTTGCAATGGGCATTGCTGGAACTGAG GTGGCTAAAGAGAGTGCTGATGTCATTATTCTGGATGACAATTTCTCTACAATTGTGACTGTTGCCAAATGGGGACGTTCAGTTTATATAAACATTCAAAAATTTGTGCAGTTTCAGCTGACAGTGAATGTCGTTGCTCTAGTTGTCAATTTTTTTTCAGCCTGCTTGACCG GAAATGCTCCCCTCACTGCAGTTCAGCTTCTATGGGTCAACATGATTATGGATACACTAGGAGCACTTGCACTAGCCACTGAGCCTCCTAATGATGAACTAATGAATAGATCACCAGTAGGAAGGAAAGGAAATTTCATCACTAATGTGATGTGGAGAAATATTTTGGGGCAGTCCTTCTATCAATTTGTGATAATATGGTATCTTCAGGCTAAAGGAAAAGAAATCTTTCATCTCGATGGTCTGGATTCTGACTTGGTTCTAAACACGCTTATTTTTAACTCGTTCGTCTTTTGTCAG GTTTTCAATGAGATCAGCTCgagagagatggagaagataaATGTCTTTAATGGCATGTTGAAGAACTATGTGTTTGTAGCTGTTCTCACTTGCACTGTCATCTTCCAAATCATAATCATCGAGTTCTTGGGTACATTTGCAAGTACAACCCCTCTCACCATGCAGCAGTGGTTCGTAAGTGTTTTCTTTGGTTTCCTCGGCATGCCAGTTGCTGCTGCCTTAAAGATGATCCCTGTGGAAATGAAGCAAACTAAACAGAAACATGA TAGCATCATTCGGATTACCGTTTCTCCTAAAATTTAA
- the LOC131161705 gene encoding calcium-transporting ATPase 1 isoform X2 has protein sequence MESYLNDNFGDVKPKNSSDEALQRWWMLCWLVKNRKRRFRFTANLSKRFEAEAIRRSYKEKFRVAVLVSQAALQFIQGLTLPSDYTVPEEVEAAGFQICADELGSIIEGRDVKKLRIHGGVKGIADKLSSSTSNGIPTSEHLLNQRKEIYGINKFTEGPVHGFWFFVWEALQDMTLMILIVCAFISLIVGITMEGWPKGAHDGLGIVASILLVVFVTATSDYRQSLQFKDLEREKKKISIQVTRNGCRQKISMYELLPGDVVHLAIGDQVPADGLFISGFSLSINESSLSGESEPVHVTADNPFLLSGTKVQDGSCKMLVTTVGMRTQWGKLVATLSEGGDDETPLQVKLNGVATIIGKIGLFFAVVTFSVLVQGLFSRKLQDGSHWSWTGDNALEMLEFFAVAVTIVVVAVPEGLPLAVTLSLAFAMKKMMNDKALVRHLGACETMGSATSICSDKTGTLTTNHMAVVKACICRKTKQVSNSEEVLSFCSEIPDAAVSILLQSIFNNTGGEIVRDKDNKVEILGTPTETALLEFGLLLGGDFQAERQASKIVKVEPFNSAKKQMGVVLELPGGCFRAHCKGASEIVLAACDKVMDLNGEVVPLDEEFTNHLKDTIEQFANEALRTLCLAYLEIGSEFSANSPIPIQGYTCIGIVGIKDPVRPGVKESVAICKSAGITVRMVTGDNIHTAKAIARECGILTDKGIAIEGRDFREKSEEELYALIPKIQVMARSSPMDKHTLVKHLRTTFEEVVAVTGDGTNDAPALHEADIGLAMGIAGTEVAKESADVIILDDNFSTIVTVAKWGRSVYINIQKFVQFQLTVNVVALVVNFFSACLTGNAPLTAVQLLWVNMIMDTLGALALATEPPNDELMNRSPVGRKGNFITNVMWRNILGQSFYQFVIIWYLQAKGKEIFHLDGLDSDLVLNTLIFNSFVFCQVFNEISSREMEKINVFNGMLKNYVFVAVLTCTVIFQIIIIEFLGTFASTTPLTMQQWFVSVFFGFLGMPVAAALKMIPVEMKQTKQKHDFRLKLASCC, from the exons ATGGAGAGCTATTTGAATGATAATTTCGGGGATGTGAAGCCGAAGAACTCGTCAGATGAGGCGCTGCAGAGATGGTGGATGCTTTGTTGGCTCGTCAAGAACCGTAAGCGGAGGTTCCGCTTCACTGCCAACCTCTCCAAGCGCTTCGAAGCTGAGGCTATTCGACGTTCCTACAAG GAGAAGTTTAGAGTTGCAGTTTTGGTTTCACAAGCTGCGCTTCAGTTCATCCAAG GTCTGACTTTGCCTAGCGACTATACTGTACCTGAGGAAGTTGAAGCTGCAGGTTTTCAAATTTGTGCTGATGAATTAGGATCCATTATTGAAGGTCGTGATGTGAAGAAGTTGAGAATCCATGGGGGGGTTAAGGGTATTGCGGACAAACTCTCCTCATCGACCAGCAATGGTATTCCAACTTCTGAGCATTTGctaaatcaaagaaaagaaatttATGGAATTAATAAATTCACTGAAGGCCCAGTCCATGGTTTCTGGTTTTTTGTATGGGAAGCCCTTCAGGACATGACCCTCATGATTCTTATCGTTTGTGCTTTTATCTCACTGATTGTTGGCATTACAATGGAAGGATGGCCAAAGGGTGCCCATGACGGACTTGGAATTGTTGCAAGCATTTTGCTGGTAGTCTTTGTCACTGCCACAAGTGATTATAGACAATCTCTGCAGTTCAAGGATttggagagagagaagaaaaagatttcaaTTCAGGTCACTAGAAACGGGTGCAGGCAAAAAATCTCAATGTATGAGCTTCTTCCTGGTGATGTTGTTCATCTTGCAATTGGAGACCAGGTCCCAGCAGATGGACTTTTTATTTCTGGGTTTTCCCTATCGATAAACGAATCCAGTTTGTCAGGAGAGAGTGAACCAGTTCATGTGACTgcagataatcctttcctcttgtCTGGAACTAAAGTTCAGGATGGGTCATGCAAGATGCTTGTGACCACTGTTGGGATGAGAACCCAGTGGGGTAAGCTTGTAGCTACCCTTAGTGAGGGAGGAGACGATGAGACACCATTGCAGGTAAAACTTAATGGAGTTGCAACCATTATTGGGAAAATAGGCTTATTTTTTGCTGTTGTGACTTTTTCTGTATTGGTGCAAGGATTGTTCAGCCGCAAACTACAAGATGGGTCCCACTGGAGCTGGACTGGAGATAATGCATTGGAAATGTTGGAGTTCTTTGCAGTTGCAGTTACAATTGTTGTGGTTGCAGTTCCAGAGGGACTGCCCTTGGCTGTGACACTGAGCCTTGCCTTTGCtatgaagaagatgatgaatgATAAGGCACTAGTCCGCCATCTGGGAGCTTGTGAGACAATGGGATCTGCAACAAGTATCTGTAGCGACAAGACTGGGACATTGACCACTAACCACATGGCTGTTGTGAAAGCATGCATTTGCAGGAAAACAAAGCAAGTGAGCAACTCTGAGGAGGTTCTTAGCTTCTGCTCTGAAATTCCTGATGCTGCTGTGAGCATTCTACTTCAATCAATATTTAACAACACTGGAGGAGAAATAGTTAGGGACAAAGACAACAAGGTTGAGATTTTAGGGACACCCACTGAAACTGCTCTTTTAGAATTTGGGTTGCTGCTTGGGGGGGATTTCCAAGCAGAAAGACAAGCATCAAAAATAGTGAAAGTTGAGCCATTCAATTCTGCAAAGAAGCAAATGGGGGTGGTTCTTGAGCTTCCTGGTGGATGTTTTCGGGCTCACTGCAAAGGTGCTTCTGAAATAGTCTTGGCTGCATGTGATAAAGTCATGGACTTAAATGGAGAGGTTGTGCCCCTCGATGAGGAATTTACCAATCATCTGAAGGATACAATTGAACAGTTTGCTAACGAAGCCCTTAGAACTCTCTGCCTGGCTTATTTGGAAATTGGAAGTGAGTTCTCTGCCAACAGTCCCATTCCTATTCAAGGGTATACTTGTATAGGAATTGTGGGAATCAAAGATCCAGTTCGCCCTGGTGTCAAAGAATCCGTTGCGATCTGTAAATCTGCTGGTATTACCGTGCGGATGGTTACTGGAGACAATATACACACTGCAAAAGCCATTGCTAGAGAATGTGGAATTCTGACCGATAAGGGTATAGCTATTGAAGGTCGAGATTTTCGAGAGAAAAGTGAAGAGGAGCTTTATGCACTAATTCCTAAAATTCAG GTGATGGCTCGATCTTCACCAATGGATAAGCATACCCTTGTGAAGCATTTAAGGACCACATTTGAAGAAGTTGTTGCAGTGACTGGTGATGGTACAAATGATGCCCCAGCACTTCATGAAGCAGATATTGGACTTGCAATGGGCATTGCTGGAACTGAG GTGGCTAAAGAGAGTGCTGATGTCATTATTCTGGATGACAATTTCTCTACAATTGTGACTGTTGCCAAATGGGGACGTTCAGTTTATATAAACATTCAAAAATTTGTGCAGTTTCAGCTGACAGTGAATGTCGTTGCTCTAGTTGTCAATTTTTTTTCAGCCTGCTTGACCG GAAATGCTCCCCTCACTGCAGTTCAGCTTCTATGGGTCAACATGATTATGGATACACTAGGAGCACTTGCACTAGCCACTGAGCCTCCTAATGATGAACTAATGAATAGATCACCAGTAGGAAGGAAAGGAAATTTCATCACTAATGTGATGTGGAGAAATATTTTGGGGCAGTCCTTCTATCAATTTGTGATAATATGGTATCTTCAGGCTAAAGGAAAAGAAATCTTTCATCTCGATGGTCTGGATTCTGACTTGGTTCTAAACACGCTTATTTTTAACTCGTTCGTCTTTTGTCAG GTTTTCAATGAGATCAGCTCgagagagatggagaagataaATGTCTTTAATGGCATGTTGAAGAACTATGTGTTTGTAGCTGTTCTCACTTGCACTGTCATCTTCCAAATCATAATCATCGAGTTCTTGGGTACATTTGCAAGTACAACCCCTCTCACCATGCAGCAGTGGTTCGTAAGTGTTTTCTTTGGTTTCCTCGGCATGCCAGTTGCTGCTGCCTTAAAGATGATCCCTGTGGAAATGAAGCAAACTAAACAGAAACATGA TTTCAGGCTAAAGCTGGCCTCATGTTGCTGA